The genomic segment atctggtgactgttgGAGACCACTGTAATGCaatgaactcattgtcatgttcaagatgCTTTACTGTaagttttgtatgtttttgtctgaTGCACAGAGACTCCTGGCCTTAAAACCTCTACAACCCCAAAATAAAAACCCTCCGTTGTGATGCTTGTGAAGGTGTGAGAGCATGATCGTCTTTGCCTGTAGCTCTAATTATATAAAACTAtaacatttctgtaattttcagGTTGCTGGCGGTCAGCTGGTGTATACCTATTCACTGAACTATACTCCACCTCCACAAGGTTATGTCATCAGAGTTCCACCACTCGATCTTCCCATCTATTGCCATTACAACAGGTAATTACCACAACTCCTATCCACTGTTATTTTCTTGAAGTGATTACACTCATAACCTATATAATTTTtacaaatgacattttctgattttatttctttgtttctgttgtctgtTTCAGGTTTCTTTACTCGTACAAAGTTGGCTTCAGACCTCAAGTACCCTATCCGACCTTCAGGAAGACTATGAGGAGTAAACTTATCTTCAGCATCACTGTCTGCAATGGTAATGCAGATGTTTACAGTATCATGCACGTTTACAATATCTTGGAAGGGTTTTAGTgccacctttattttttttacttcgtTTACTTCAAGCTACCTTTTAACtctatttgcattttttgtagtAGTTGAAATCACGTGCTGAAGAAAGTCTACATGAAGTCTAAAGTGATACGTTTTTGGCCGTCTTGATCAACACATTAGTCATTCTAGTTCTACAGCTTTCTGTTTTCAAATtgactgcacagtggagtagtagttagcactttcgccttgcagaaagaagatccccggttcaaatcccggcctgagcctgggatctttctgcatggagtttgcatgttctccctgtgcatgcgtgggttttctccgggtactccggcttcctcccacagtccaaaaacatgctgaggttaactgattactctaaattgtccatagctgtgaatgtgagtgtgattgtttgtctgtatatgtagcccggtgacagactagtgacctgtccagggcgtcccctgccttcgcccgagtcagctgggataggctccagcaccccctgcgacccgagtgaggataaagcggtgtatagagaatggatgctGTCAGATATTTGACCTCATATTTAAAGGATTTCCTATTGAACTTGAAGACGTTTGCTAGAATATCgtaaatgcatttaaaactgCTTTTAGAAAACATGAACTGTAACTATGCAATCAAAAGTCTGAATTGTTAAAtagcaaaatgtttgagcataATTCTCTCATTTACAATAGATAATACAACAGCAAATGCAACAGCAGACAAaggatttaatttattttctgtttgtatgtgtgtgtttttacagcccAGTGGGAACCCCTCCCTGCAGGTCACTGGTTCTCTTTAGGGGAACCTGTGTATTTTCTGGTCCAGACAGGGGCTCTGTTGAATGGAGAGAGGCTTTATGTGGATTCTTGCTATGCTTCAAGCTCTAAGGATCCAAACAGCATGCCCAAAGTGGATATTATTGCTAACTATGGGTGTGTTTCTAGTAGGATATACACATTTGTTACATTGCTTGGTTTGCCACTTCACGTGTTTGCTTGAGTTTGTGTGCTTTGATTGCAGCTGCAtgacagacagcaggagagAAGGCAGCAGCTCCCAGTTCCTCTCCAGTGAGGTCAACATGCTAAAGTTCTCTGTGGATTCCTTTCTCTTTAAACCAGTATCTGAGGTAAGATCAAAGTCCTCTTTAATTTGATGAAAGATCACAACTAATTTTGATTTTACTCTTGACTGAGCAGATCTCATTTCACATTATAGTTGGGATGAGCTGTAGTCTATAGTAGTATAAATGTAAGAGGTATTTGTAGTTTATCCAAGCAGTCAAAAAACACATCCAGTCTATTACTCaatgagaaagacatcatgttttctgtAGTACCTCCTAAACAGCTACCAGACTGTAACATGGGCACAGTGTGACATAGATTATCTTGTGCTTTCCATCTCTTGTCCCACAGTGGGCTTGTAAGTGACTTCAAGATGTACTGGTTCTAGAGTAGTGGGAAGGGCTTTGTGTCTTTGACTTATAGCTccttatttaacaaaaatatcaatagaTGGAGTATTCctctgtggggaaaaaagtgtgCACATCCTTGGAAGCTAAGATTTGTACTTTTTAGCAGAAATTACCTCTTGTAAGCATTTTTTCTTGCTtgacaagcaaaataaaaaacaggtCATCGAGATCTTTATGCTTTTAAGATATGCTTTCAGTTTGACAGTTATTTTTTCCATCTGCCAttataggaaaa from the Acanthochromis polyacanthus isolate Apoly-LR-REF ecotype Palm Island chromosome 12, KAUST_Apoly_ChrSc, whole genome shotgun sequence genome contains:
- the LOC127536391 gene encoding zona pellucida sperm-binding protein 3-like; this encodes MLVSVCFLWRLFHCILGGPTHRATRSEEINPVNVKQDGSLQSFHRLPMFLHASGPLIRPGLFLPVHQKTKLPTGLPALLLPATSQPPTTRGTGHRAVEVWCDIDAISVRLDRLQLRTWTDPSLFRLGSCEATSISPRFLYFHSKLTECGGRSKVAGGQLVYTYSLNYTPPPQGYVIRVPPLDLPIYCHYNRFLYSYKVGFRPQVPYPTFRKTMRSKLIFSITVCNAQWEPLPAGHWFSLGEPVYFLVQTGALLNGERLYVDSCYASSSKDPNSMPKVDIIANYGCMTDSRREGSSSQFLSSEVNMLKFSVDSFLFKPVSEVRSKSSLI